In the Colias croceus chromosome 25, ilColCroc2.1 genome, CTTATAGAAGAACATCAGCTAAACTCTTTTGGTTTGTAGATCTTCTCTTGATTAGGAATATAACCAACTGtaaagaaaatgtttttatataattttgcgAACGTAATAAAGTAGATAGAAAAtcattctttcagttttactATCTTTTAGTGAAAGCGGCGATACAAAAATCTggttaaaaaatttttaaaaaataaatagggtATAACGTGTCCACAGCATTATACGAACAGTCGTTTGAAAATAGCAATTTTATCGAGTAGATTTGTAGCGGcatttatgatttaaatttttcgaCGTTTTTACGTATGTAGAGTTTATTGTTGTTTGAAATATGTGCTTTTTGTATgtagaataatttttaggttgACCTTTGATCGACgaatgtttgatttttttatcgtttgttaaaattaagtaGAATAGGAGTAATTTATCTTAAATCATTTAATATGGATTTGcttcaataacatttttattatcctAAACTTTCTAAGTTTTTGCATAAAGCACTGGCCAGTATCACAGTTCCTTACAAGGTAAGGCATATTATACAGTTcgtatctatacaaatattataaaactgaagagtttgtttgaacgcgctaatctcagcaactacgggtccgatttgaaaaattctttcagtgttagattgtccattcatcgaggaaggctataggctatatatcatcacgctaagaccaacaggggCAGAGCAATGCTGGTAAAACCgcgagcacagctagtattaaataaaagtacggAAATACACGAATAGgttacatacatttaaaattgacACATTTCAACGTAAATATAATGAACATAGTCTTTGATAAACCGACTTTTCAACAAAATAGCTTTCATTTTACCCATGTTTAGCACGCCCTACAATTTTGGGTGTTTCATCCAAACTGCAGATAATTTAACTACGACCAGATGGTCAGAAGTACTATAAACTGAGGGACGCACGTATCACCTATTTGTTATGTTTATAGCTTTTCTTATATCTTCACTagatttgaaagaaaatggtttagctggtttgaaaaattgaGTCAAATAGGATCAATTGAAGTGATTgcaaaaaatgataataaactatttattatcaagtaGGCAACATTACAAATTAAGAATTTATGTAATAGCAAACTATTTAACTTAACGACCTACATGCTAAAGGATGATGCTACTGGTTGCTGATTTGCTCGATTTTAACTAGGATATAAAACTTTCTATggttaaataatgttttaaatcaaCCGAGTAAATTGCGCTGCTTTGCTCTAACTTGGTAAGAATGTAGCTTTCTGTGCTAAAACAACTTTTAAAATCGaccaagtattttttaaattacctaaATGACAACAAACATGCATTTTTGAAGGTTATGTTAAAACGCAATAGGCATCTTTGTATCGGGTAGTAACTTACTCTAATTAATTACTTCATAGTAAGTAACCACTTTTTTATGACCATAACTTCAGAATAATCGTGATTTTTTCCACTCTTGAATTTAATTGATCAGTCATCAGCTGATCGCGCTAGCGCAAGGTCGTTGACACAATTGAAGTGAGAGGACAATGACCTCTAACGTTTTGAAGTGTGCCGTGTGCAATATAGTAATTAATGAAGTACTTGCATTTGTTCataacaaaatgaaaattatggACGAGGATGGCCTATCAAGGATTTGCCTAACAGCATTTACGTCAGATGAAATTTTGGAAGCAAAAAAACTGCTGTTTGAGGCGGTGCAATcacagaaaattaaaattcgcAAAAAACAAGATAGATCGGTAAGAGACATGGAAGATATAATAGcgctattaaaaaatactgacGCTACGGATCCAGAACGTCTTCCTATTTTTGTGGCCAGGGACCTGCACAGATTGCCGCCTGTGACCTTTGACCATATTGACGTGACACGGTTGCTAAGAGATGTTAATCAGCTGCAAAGTGAGGTATccgaaataaaaaatggttatATTACACAGAATCAActgaaaaacattttaaatacacaGCATGATAAGTCTATTGATTACATAAATAGAAAACGGGGAGCTTTTGCAAGAAATAGCTTAAATTGCGATAGCGGACCTATGGGGCTGCATTTTGATAATGACAATTCATTTAACTGCCGGTCGTTATCGCCCCTAGATACAGCAACGAACACAGCCCAAGGTCACACGTGCGAGTCAGCGGCCGCCGTTGAGGCCCAAACAGCGGTTTCTGCTTTGCAAGAAAGGGAGGGTTGCATTGCGTCCAACTTGCAGTTATGCGAGAGAGGGACGACGCCGCAGCAATCGCACGTGGAGGCCACCGCGGTTTCGTGCAATATCTTTCCCGCCGAACGCAACGCGGGCGCATCGAGCGTTAGCCGGACAATAGGTGCAAATGAcgagtttataaataaaaataaagtggaCTTACGTAGTCGGTCTATAGCCGAAGTGGTACGCGCGCAACCGGTGTGCACACAAAATGTGAATAATAATAGCCATAATTCTAATAGTGAGTGGACAGTTGTGCAAAAGAAAAAGAAGCCAATCTTAAAGGATAGGTTTAAAAGTAAAACGGGTCGTGCTAATTGTGATTTGAAGTTTAAAGCCGCCTCAAATAAAGTGCCCCTTTATATATCTAACGTATGTAAGAATACAAGTGAAAAAGACATTAAGgactatatatttaataaaacaaatgagtcagtgttattggaaaaaataaacGGTAAGCGTGAGAGAAATTATAACTCTTTTAAACTATATGTGGATAGACAtaaattagatatatttatgaatagtGACATCTGGCCGGAAGGCATTTCTTTTAGACGATTtgtattgattaaaaatataagtagacACGGATTTGAagatagtaataaaaaataagttatggATAATCAAGTATGTACATTTGTcagttttaattgtaaatctGTTAAAAGATCAATAGATAATGTCCGAGAATTATGTTCATCTTCAGATATTTTAGCGCTACAGGAAACATGGCTTCTCCCGTACGATCTTGCTTTTCTCGGTACCATAAGTAAACATTTTGAGTACACTGGAAAGTCAGCCGTAGATTTATCCCAAGGGTTATTGAGGGGGAGACCGTATGGTGGAGTTGCCATATTATGGAgaaaaggtatttttaaatcaGTAAAGACCATTGATTGTTCAAGCTCAAGAATAAGTGCCATAAAAGCCAGTTTGTATGATAATTCTGATATCATTGTGTTTAGTATTTACATGCCAACAGATGCAATGGAgaatttgtttgaatttacGAATTGTTTGAGTGAGATTAAAGCTATAATTGAAAGTAATAACGTTGAAAACATTTATATGTTAGGTGATTTTAATTCTCATCCTAATCAACCCTTCTGGAACGAACTTGTTGATTTTTGTTCGGATGAATCCTGGGTTTGTGCTGATGTACAAAAACTGGgtttaaattcaaacattttcaCCTATAAAAGTGATATTAATGGCAGTTTGAGATGGTTGGACCATTGTATTGTATCACAATCGGCTTGGAAAACAGTACTTGATGTTAACGTAACTCGTGATGTCTTCTGGTCTGATCATTTACCTCTCATTGTCAGGTGTGATCTTAATTTAGTTGTCCCAAAAATATTACCGGATGTATATGTCGGTCACAATACTACCCAATGGGGTAATAGATGTACTAGGCAAATAGATGAATATTATGAGATATGTCATAGTCAGCTTAGAAACATTTCGTTTCCAGAATCACTTGTATCTTGTAGTGGAAAAATGTGTACAAATTCTGCTCATAAATGTATACTCGACGATATgtatatcaaaattattaaagttcTTTCCCATGCTGCAGCTGCCACTCATATGGCTAATAAAAGCTCTAAGGGTCATATAGTTGGTTGGAATAAGCACGTTCGTAGCGCGCACTGTGATGCTCGGTTGAAGTATTATACTTGGCTGTCGCATAATAAGCCGAAAGCAGGCAGGATTTATGAGGATATGTGTCTCAGCCAAAAGATATTCAGGAGTCGTCTGAGATGGTGTCAAAAGCATCAGGACACAATAAAGATGGACATGATAGCCTCTCATAGAGCAGCCAAGAATTTCTCAAAATTTTGGAAAGATTCGAACAAACTGAATATACGACCGAGTTTACCAGTGTGCGTTGCGGGCTGTAACGATGAAAAAGAAATAGCCGATATGTTTAGAAGCCACTTTAGTGTATCATCTCCGTTGGGCCCGGCGTCTCAGAGGTTCGAACCTAAGACCGGAAGTGATACAGACTTATTGcatttcacttcaaaacaGGTTACAGAAGCTATAAAAAGGATGTCAGGGGGCAAATCGCCAGGTCACGATAGTCTCAGCGTCGAACATCTGAGATATGCTGGTGTGCATTTACCTAGAGTTTTGTCCATGTTTTACTCCCTTTGTGTGAGCCATGCGTACTTACCTAGAGATATGACGAAAACTATAGTGGttcctattattaaaaataaaacgggtGATATCTCCGACCACACCAACTATAGACCTATCTCGCTCGCTACCATTATAGCGAAAATCTTGGATAGTTTGCTTAATGATGAGCTCAGCAAAACACTAAAATTTAATGACGCACAATTTGGTTTTCAGCCAGGGCTGTCTACAGAAACAGCTATTTTAAGCCTAAAGCAGACCGTAAAATATTACACGTCGAAAAATACTCCGGTGTACGCTTGCTTTCTCGATCTTTCTAAAGCTTTTGATTTAGTTTCTTATGACCTCTTATGGGAGAAGATGGAGAAAGCGGGCGTGCAACGTGAGCTTCTTCTTACTATGCAGTTCTGGTATGAGAGCCAAGTGAACAACGTCAAATGGGGGAACAAGCTATCTGAGCCGTATAAGCTGCAGTGTGGTGTTAGACAGGGTGGACTGACCTCCCCAAAGCTCTTCAATTTGTATGTGAATGAGCTGATTGCGGAGCTAAGCAGTAAACCAGTGGGTTGTTGGGTAGATGGTGTTAGTGTAAATAATATCAGCTATGCCGACGACATGGTGTTACTGGGTCCTTCTGCTGGTTCTATACGGGAGCTGCTGCACTGTTGCGAGAAATATGCGGCTAGGCATGGACTCATATACAATGTGGCTAAATGTGAATACCTCATATTTAAAGCTCCTCGTAAATGCGTCAAATACGACCCCGTAATTACCCTAAATGGGAAAATACTAAAAAGGGTGCAATTTAAATATCTCGGGCACTATGTTACTGAGGACCAACAAGATCGGTTAGACATTGAGCGAGAACGTAGAGCGCTGGCGGCGCGCTGTAACATGCTTGCTCACAGATTTGCTCGCTGTAGTGAGGAGgctaaaatatctttatttaaggCGTATTGCCAAACTCTCTACACGGGCAGTCTGTGGTGCAACTATACAGATAAAGCTCTTAGGGCTATTAGAGTACAGTATAACAATGGATTTAGGATGCTGTTGCGTCTGCCGCGATATTGCTCAGCTTCGAGTATGTTCGCTCAAGCGCAAACTGACAGCTTTCCCGCGCTAATAAGAAAAAAGACTGCTTCTTTGCTGAAAAGATTTCGCGGCAGCAGCAATAGCATCCTGAAAGTGTTGTGCGATAAGGTGGATTCGCCTATTTTGGAGCACTTCCGTAaagttctaataataaatcataagtagtattgtgtttttaatttttatgttcttGTTTAATGGTAATTgttaatgaattttttatcaactgaaaattaatataattcaaaattaaattaagcaCTATTATATTGActagaataaaattatgtattgttaCTAACATAGGTATAAGAATATTGTTACTAACAAGTGGACCATTGATGTTACagtgaataaatgaattattattatgtttctcttctccataatactcgggtaccaccagaaggacggtacccggatctttggaaggcttacgtggggacacggatccaacacgcagaggccctttagagacttttaatgtgttgtgggacaccagccgcagcctgcccataactgcactatagagatacagccctgggcagtccgcggccgatgtagaactattgcagggtatggaaatttaataattgggctatggattgggatgctaaatggactggtactggggactatgggaaactatggcacctgcctttctactaaaagaaagtaaaaatatgttggcaggtggtgactcgccctctcactgtatgggcccccgaaataagtcgctgcaatagtgcgactagggggcaacatattgtgagcagctaagggtggagaggcgtccctggactttaaactccgatcacgcgctccctgagggtccagcatcacgtgcccactcgccacttacgcttcgcatccacccttcgagctaaaagctctcgcgactccactctggccggccggttaaggcaagccagaggtgggggtcctgtcctcgtcaggcttcactccgaccggccggtgaaggcaagccggagatgaagacaggggcctcccccgggagcactcggttcccgcggggtcgctactccccgacaccccgccacaaggtgtcctgcgggttgactgattgcacgggtggaatatctattatcacgtaaacaatagatatcccaaccgtgggcgatggggtcgtcacatccctacgcccttttaattattattattatttaactgcGTTCGTATGTCGCTAGTTGTTAAAACAAAACGCGATCATTTGTACCGCCAAATCAATTATTGCATAGTCTGAGTGATGTTTTAACTGGCTCAAATAACTGACcaattttctatttaatacTGTTAGTTTTTAATGGACGCATTGATTGAGCggtgaaaaataaactatacttCTAACTAATCCGTCtgattttaacatttaatgaactttttcatttcattcatttaatgAATTGCATTGATTGACTGGCCAAGACTAAACTATCCTTCTAACTAGCCCGTCTGCTTTTTCCATCTGATTTGGTATCTTTAAATCTTGACAattaagtttcacttctgacacgtgtgcttgacacacacgctttttttattttatgcattcTACAGAATACTAGTTAGACCTGCTAAAATAAATTCCCGTCAATCAAGTCTCTATCAGATAACATTTGTAAaaccaaataattaaaaacaaattagggtaattatttcataatcaaATTAAATGCTCATTCCATCACCAACCGCGGTGCAGAGCGGACGTCTCAACATGAAGACGAAAACAATAATTCGAATATTATACACATTCGACGCTATATACGTTTTATACGGGCTCGCCACAGTTATAGTTGGCATATGGTTCTTTATAATACAGTATCAGTTCGTGGAATTAATAAAACCTCATCACgatatagatttaaatttgttttggaTGCAAATGGTACCATGGGTGTTTTTCATCATCGGATTAATTGACGTGATTCTAGGATTCTGCGGTTTATTTAAAGCCACGAAACGCGAGGAATTCGTTATAAAACTATACTGTGTATTGATGATTCTGTTCATACTTTGTCAGATTACTATCGCTACGCTGTTAATAGTTTACGTGGACAGAGTTTATACAGACGAATTTATTCATGAAACAGTGAACAATGGATTTCACAAGGCATTGAATGATCCGGACACCTTACTATCATTTAATAGTGttgaaaatttatacaaatgttGTGGAGCTAATTCTTCGAGTGATTATCTTCTTTATAGAAATGAACTACCAGTTTCTTGTTGTGATGTATACTATGGTAGTCCATGTGACTTTACGAACGAAATAGCTGTCGAAAGATTAGGCTGTAGTGATGCTGTGACGTATTATACTAAGATGATTAGTTCGGAGTTTGCTGGGACGTTGTTATTCATCTGTTTGATTGAAATAGCTCATGTGTTTTTGGCTAATAAACTTTTTGGGAACGATCGTGTTAGTGATCCTcatatacatacctaccttgGTTATTAGAtttgatatataataatattgtatttggTGAGTTAAagattagttaaaaaataatgttttgtgatatttatacATGTGTGTGTTTCGCATATTtgtgtagttaaattttatttttatcaaaattctctagtgtaaaacaaaataaatgatgccTTCACAATAGGATTATGGACAgttgtaatgaaaaaataacaaagacaATGAATTACGTGCTACTAAATCATAATATCAGGTGGCCAAGATAATactaattcaattttaatagccaattaattaaaaacaaatcacTTCTATAATCaatgtatttttcatttattaaaaccaATTAAATCCTCATTTAATTACCGACCACGGCTCAGAGCGGACGTGTCAACATGAGCTCGAAAACCATAATtcgaatattatattcattaaatgCTATATACGGCGTGCACGGCCTGGCCACAATTTTAGCTGGCCTATGGTTCTTTGTCATACAATATCAGTTCCTGGATGTATCAAATGTCGATCATTATACAGACTTTGCTGTTTATTGGGCACAGATCGTACCGTGGGCGTTCTTTATCCTTGGCTTGATTGCAGTGACACTTGGCTTCTCTGGATTATTGGCAGTTAACAAACGAAGCGAGattggaataaaaatatactgtgTGTTTTTAGTTCTGCTCATACTTGCCCAGATTACTGTATCTACCCTAATATTCATATATGTAGACAGTGATTATTCTGACGAATTCATTCGGAAAACTGTGTATGAATCTTTTAACAAAGTAATGCCGTATCAGAAAATCTGGACACCGTTTAATACAGTGGAAGAATTATATAACTGTTGTGGAGCCAATTCATCGAGTGATTACAAGAACTACACGAATGAACTACCATCTTCTTGTTGTAATTATGTTACTGGAACACCCTGTACATCTATAGTTAACGAAAAATTAGGCTGTGCTGACGCTGTTTCttattatactaaaatgaTTAGTTCTGTAGTCGCTGGTAGTTCATTATTCATTTGTTTAGTAGATTTAGTTGATGTATATTTTGCTATTAAACTAGCAAATTTGTTTCGTAAGGCCAGTATAACAAGATAAAGGATGGTGGAATCACAATTGTAATTATAACAGTCTTGGCTCAGGGCGGTATTGTGAAACCTAGACGGGAGCCCTAGGCTAAAGATTCAGTACCTACTATtctagttaataataacaatttagaTGGAATactttatgtataatatagacGAATTTTTTGGcaatattgatttacttttcgATTAGTTGGAGCTAGATTTTTCCAATCTTATGTGTATTTATTGtatggaataaataaaataaccataattatttgtgtaattaaaaatttatttccataaatgtaaaacataaGAATAAAGGCTTATCTTACATTTCctatgtgtttttatttatattactacaGCTATAATCTATCTCTGTACcacaaattttaaaactattaaattgaaatctaatcataaatttttgcacgaaatattaatatcatgCATTTTTtggat is a window encoding:
- the LOC123703004 gene encoding leukocyte surface antigen CD53-like, with the translated sequence MLIPSPTAVQSGRLNMKTKTIIRILYTFDAIYVLYGLATVIVGIWFFIIQYQFVELIKPHHDIDLNLFWMQMVPWVFFIIGLIDVILGFCGLFKATKREEFVIKLYCVLMILFILCQITIATLLIVYVDRVYTDEFIHETVNNGFHKALNDPDTLLSFNSVENLYKCCGANSSSDYLLYRNELPVSCCDVYYGSPCDFTNEIAVERLGCSDAVTYYTKMISSEFAGTLLFICLIEIAHVFLANKLFGNDRVSDPHIHTYLGY
- the LOC123703005 gene encoding leukocyte surface antigen CD53-like produces the protein MSSKTIIRILYSLNAIYGVHGLATILAGLWFFVIQYQFLDVSNVDHYTDFAVYWAQIVPWAFFILGLIAVTLGFSGLLAVNKRSEIGIKIYCVFLVLLILAQITVSTLIFIYVDSDYSDEFIRKTVYESFNKVMPYQKIWTPFNTVEELYNCCGANSSSDYKNYTNELPSSCCNYVTGTPCTSIVNEKLGCADAVSYYTKMISSVVAGSSLFICLVDLVDVYFAIKLANLFRKASITR